The DNA sequence ATCATTTGGCAGAGAAGGCTGACGTTCTTCTCACTTTTGAGTACCTTATTCACCTTTACTCCCGTAAGATCTAGCGACAGGGCGTAATTAATATGTCGCAGCGGGGCTTAAAGTCTCTGATATTCGACTACGGTGACGAGTTTTATTGCCAATGGTTTGAGAGGTAGTTGGTAGATTAGATCATTTTCCTTACACAAATGACAAGATACAATTCCCAGAAAAGTAGAATTTTAATCCTAAGTATTCAAGTCATAATGTTTCAACGATATGCCTtgaattatttataatttttgatGTTTTGCAGCCATTACGGAGCCTCTCGAATGAGTGCTCAAAATCAAAGGATGGGTATCTGGGAAATCCATTGTTGGTGAGCTCAGTGACATTCAAGCTTTGAACCACGATAATCACGAATTTAATTATTTACTCGTGGAATCATTATCTTACCATTTTTCCTTCTCTTAACTTGAATAAAATCCTAATAGGGGTAGGACTCGATAAAAGAGACCCTTTCAACTACATGCCTCAGTTGACCTCCCCTCTGTGGACAATGCCTCCTGGTTTATTAGGGAGCTTCTTCCCGAAGTATCTCGAGGGGGGGGGAGGGCAATGGCGTCACTTCCGCGGTGCCTCCCCTTCCTGTTGTCACCCGCAAGAGGAAAGTTTCCCAAATGAGATCAGTGCACCATACGGCTGAAGGGGGATTCCGCAGGGTAGTCCCCAAGTTTCCCAAACGAAGTGACTGAAAGGTTGGTCCGATCCAAGACCATCGCAGTTGAATCTAATGAGGAAACCTCACGTCCTGTGATTTTGATCTCTGAGGATGTGGCTGTATTGGTCCCAAATAAGGGATTGATTGTTGGGCAGCCCGACCAACTCAAAGTGGGGAAGGCTGTGACACTTTCCTAAGGTTTTGAGGGTTGATCAACCCCTGCCCTGCCTGTATGTGCCCACCAACTGACGATAAGAGAGTCGTCAATTTTTATTTACCCTACCGAGAGGATGTATTCGCGAACCCCAGGCCCATGGCTGCACAATTTCCAAGTTAATGAACCAACAAGAGTAGACTCAAATGGATTCTATGAATACCGAGGTGCTGGTGACTCAAATATCTTATGAGACTGCCAAGGTTAGCTATACAGACTCTCCTTTTGTACTTATACTGTCTGAGATACCCTACTTACTTTTTGCATTTTCAAATAACTTGCTGCTCAATCCTCGAGGGCCCTGGAAAAGGTTCAGGTCGATATAGCCATGGCCAATGAGATATTGAGATATAATAAGCTGCTAAAGATTGAAAATGAGAATCTCCAAAAAGGGATTGAGGAGCTTAAAGCTAAGAAGGAGGCCCTCCGAGTGCGAATAGAAGCAGCAGGGAGAAGTGCCAATCAAAGGATGCAAGAATTCCCAGCCAGCGAGGCTACCCTTCAAACGGATCAGACCAAGGATTCAGAGAGAATTATAACCCTTGAATGGGAGTTGGCCTCAAAGACGAGCAGGGAGGCGCGACTGGGGGAGGATTGCTCTCTGCTTGAGTCCGAGATTCAGAGCCTAAGATTTGAATGGGAGGCAGCTGAAGCGAGGGATTTAGCGAATAATTAATATTGGGAGTCTGCTCAAGAGGCCTTTGTGGACTTACAAAAGAGGATGGTTCGCGACCGGGCCTGGGCAGTTGTGGAGACTTGTCTCTTCACTCTTTTTGAGGCACATATCGACGAGCTAGAAATTCTTCTTGTGATATCTCAACTCGAGGTGGAGGTAAGGGAGCTTCACGGATTACTTGTCCTTTCTTCTCCTGATAAGTAGGGGCTAAGTACGGACTTAGAGAAGGAGGGCCTCGATGATGAAGACAAAAAAGGGAAGAGGTAAACCCTAATTCCTCTGCCCATTTAGATACAACCAACACTGACCCGAACGCCCATTATACTTTCGCTTCCTAAGCCCAAGGTCGTAGTCCAAGTTCCCGTAGTTCTCTTTAGGCATTCTCTTGTATTTCCCGATTTGGGCCCCCCTTTTTATATAGTTTTTTTGAAAATATGTAAATGTAAATTCATGAATTTTGTTATGCCCTTTGTGTTTCTTTACTTTTTTTTGAACCTCGAATGTGTTTATGTGCTTTCATAACTGctcctcatgtagatcaccactaatgtaagctcactcggttcgAAATCAAGTAGGATTTCTTttgggttgtaatgaaggcttttggattagggtaggataccatatgggtaaggggttacacctttccttaagcactctatattttcatttcttggctcacaATTACCAATTCTTAGTGGCATTTGCTTTTTATTGAgtgctagagagacttgacatcactctttattgttcatttcattctttttctccctttctatgctcatgttagggatcattacctctttttgaatccatcaacccGTTCACttattctttttgttttttgcatttttcttttttttcttttcttttcttgccttctcttttcatagggatcatttcttttctctttttgcgccttgatacctttttcaaattcctcatctctctCCAAACTTATGCTTTAAGCCACTTATTTCATAAGAGTGTTAATGAAagtccgggtgccaagagagggtcacgacaaaatagGTGAAGGCTTATaatatggttatcaaatgagaaaggctagaggctcaaagggtcAAGTTGTAAGAAATAGATGTTGCTTTGCTAATTTAGCACTAGTGGAGGTGAAGTCTCACCTACATTTAGGCAAGTATTTGACGATGGATTCTTTTCGAAGCTGATCGCTGAAAAGAGTTTATTCACAAATAAGATGACGAACAAAATTTTATTTTGCTCGAATCCGGACACACTTTTTATATAGAATTCAATTGAAGTGATATTACCAAGATGGATTGAGTTTACATTTGTGCCTTTCTTGAGGTGTCAGTCCCCCCAGTATTTAAGCTTGAGGAATGAAGGCTCGGGCACTGGTGTAATAGGGTTCATGGCTTGTGCAACTCTTCATGTTGGTCCTATAGTCTGCAAGGAAAACATAGGGGACGAGGGGAGGGTTTCTAGATGAAGACGGTGTCAGAACCTTTTTCTAATCAGACTTTTCAGCCTTGGTTGTGAACTATGGTGGTTCATTTATATTTTGCCAAAGGCCTATGTGTTTATCATCCAAATCGAGCTGCCTTATTTACTGTCATATAAAAATGTTAGTACTAATAAGAATAATAAAAAACAtgcaagaagaaaaagaaatggaaGCACATGTGCTTCAGAAGTAGAAGcatttgaggtgtgccacattccaattTTGCCTTCATGGGCGTCCCGTTCATTTACTCGAGCTTATATGACCCCTTCCCAGTTATTTTAGTGATCCGGTAGGGTCCTTCTCAATTAGGCCCGAGTTTTCCAACATTCAATTCTTGAAACGCGGAAAATACGCTTCACAACACATAGTCCCCTACTTTGAACTACCAAAGttttgcctttttgttataatatttctcgattcgttgcttttgtacCATCATTTGTATTAAGGCCAGCTCTCTACATCCTTACACTAAGTTCAAGGCATCATTTAAAGCTTCGTTGTTCGACTCTATTGTAGTGTATACGAACCTTAAGCTAGGTTCTCCTATCTCTACTGGGATGAGTGCTTCTGACCCGTACACTAGGGGGAAATTTTGCTCTCCCATACTTGATCGCTAGCTAGTTGTTCTAGTCACCTCCCCTTAGCGTCTTCAAGTCTCTTCTTTAAATTATTGAGTATGACCTTATTCGAGGATTCAACTTGTCCATTTGCTTTCGGATGAATGGGGTAGAAGTAATTCTCTTAATATGCCACTCTTCAAAGATTGGCTCTGACAAATTGCAGGCCATTTGTCACATACGATCTCTTTTGGTGCTCCAATTCAGCAGATGATGTATCTCCACATGAAGTTTACAACCTCTTTTTTCCTAATTTGTGAGTATGCGTATGCTTCCACCTATTTAGAAATAATCAACTAATACCATTAAAAATTTTACCTGACCGGGCGCCTGCGGTAAAGTGACCACAATATCCAtctcccatttcatgaaaggccatgggaTAATAAAGAAGTGAAGACGATTGGACAACTGGTGCAGTCAATGGGAAAGCTGCTACCATTTGTTGCATATCTTGACAAAGCTAGCGGCATATTTCTCCATTATAGGCCAGTAATACCCAACCCTTTATAGTGTTTGTAAAAGTGATCTCTCCCAAGAGTGGTTACCACAATGCCCCTCATAAACTTCTCGCATTATGTAATCTGCTTCAGCGGTCCCAGGAACTTAGCCAATGGAGCTCCAAACATTCTTCTGTACTGGTTTCCTTAAACAAGGAACTGGAGTCCACCTCAACAGCAAAAAATTAATGAACTCGTTACACCAATCTTAAACTAAGTTCGCAGAATTTACATCATCTTGGGTTTGGTTGATGGAGGAATGACGTAAGTGTACAACCAAGTTGGTTCCGGACTCAGTAATGTCGGCAACATACCCGAGTTGGCCCAAGTTGGTTACAGATTCAGTAATGTCAGAAGCACACCTGAGTTAGCCATGGAGTCCGCCTTAACATTCTCCTCTCGGGTATTTGTGTCACTTTCCATTCCTTGAAGCAGCTTAAGAGTCTCGTAACCTTAGCTAGGTATAGTTGCATGTAGGATTCTCGTGTGGCATAAGTCCCCTAAACTTGATTCACCACCAACTGAGAGTCGCATTTTAGCTCAATGTACTCGGCTCCTAATCCTCAAGCCAATTCAAGCCCTACAACAATagtctcatactcggcctcattattagATATAGAGAGACATTTGATGGCTTATCTTGGTATTTTCCCAGTGGGTGTGATAAGCAAAATGCTAAGCCCCGACCCCTTCACGTTGTATGACCCATTTGTGAAGAGGGTCCAAGTTCTTGGAATCGTTTTGGAAGCGATGATCACTTCCTTTTCAGCTTCGGAGAGTATACCCATATTGAAGCCAACGACAAAGTCTGCAAGGACTTGTGACTTGATTGCAGTATGAGGTTGATATGATATATCATAAGTGCTCAGTTCAACCTTCTACTTGGCAAGCTGCCCTGAGTGCTctggtttgtgcaaaatattttgtAAAGGGAAAGTTGTGACTATAAAAATAGGATGATATTGAAAGTAAGGTCTTAGTTTTGCGGCTACTATGAGTGCTATTGTTAACTTCTCTAGGTGTGGGTTCTGGTTTAAGTGTCTAGTAGTGTTTTGCTTATATAATAAattggagattgcgtacctttgttaTCTTAGACTAACACAACACTTACCGTGACTTCAGATACCGCAAAATTGATCAACACTCATTCCCCTTCGCATGGTTTGGCTAGCAATAACGGGCTCGTCAGGTAGTTCATCACTCCTTCAATGCTTGCTGACATTCCTATGGCCATTAAAAGTTTCTCTCCCTTTTAAGCATCAAGAAGAATTTGTGACACCACTCCAAGGATCGGAATATAAATCGTCTTAGAGCTTCTATTTGGCCAGCCAACCATTGAACTTCCTTTTTTGCTGGTCAGTATATCTGGtatgtctttgatggctttgatttggATTGGGTTGACTTCAATTCCCCTGTTAGATGCAGAGAAGACGAGAAACTTACCTGAGGCCACTTTGAAGGAGCATTTCTTTGAGTTTAGCTTCATGTTACACTTTCAGATGGTTGGAAATGTATCTCTTAGGTGCTCCAAGTCATCTTTCACTTGCAGGGACTTAACGAACATATCGTCAATGCAAACATCCATAGTTTTTCAAATGTGGtctttgaaaattttattgaataGCCTCTGATTAGTGGCCCCTGCATTCTTCAGGCCGAATGGCATAACATTGTAATAATTGGTTCCTTTTTCCGTTATGAATGAAGTGTTTTTTGATCCTATGGATCCATTTAGATCTAATTGTATCTGGAGTAGGCATCAAGAAAGCTTAATAGCTCATGGCCGGTTGTTGCGTCTATGAGCTAAAAAATATACGACAATGGAAAGGAATTCTTCGGATGCGCCTTGTTCAAGTCTGGATAACCGATACACATCCTCTATTTGCCAATATTTTTGGCACGACCATGGCATTTTCCAGCCATTCCAGGTACTTGACTTCCTTTATCGATCCCATCTTTAACAACTTAGTGATCTCATCATTAATGACTTGGTGCCGATGCAGCCCCTGCTTTTGCTTATTTTATTTTACGCTCGATAACTAGGATCTATGTTAAGATTTTAAGTCATCACTTCTGGAGGGTTTCACGTCATGTCTGTTTGTGACCATGCAAAGCAATCAATGATGTTACGCAAAAACTTGATCAAATCGCGCTTTTGATCAGGGGTTAACCCTGACCCAATGTAAACCTTCCTTTCTGGCAGTGTATAAAGAGAATAATTTTTTCCAATTCTTTGGTGGTTGTCTTTGTAGCATTGGTTTCTTCTGGTTCAACGATTTTGTCAGCATATGCATCGATATCTGATTCGGAGTCACTCGGTACCAGGAGGCCCATCTTGATTTAGTTGCTATATAGGTGGCTCCTCTTTGGGGGTGCTCCTTTCCGCTGCTATAATGTTGATTTCTCTGGATGCTCGTTGCTCTCCTTGGATTTTTTAAATTCTCCACTTGGATGGGAACTTTATCACTTGATGTAAGGTCAAGGGAACCGTGTCCATCTCATGAATTTAAGGCCTTCCTAGGATGGCTATATAAGCCATGTCTCCTACCACCACCTGGAACGGGGTATCTTTGACCACTCCTTCGACATTGGTCATCAAGAACACTTCTCACTTGGTCATCTCACTTAAATTATTGAACCCCGAAAGTAGTTGTATCTTAGGGATAACTTGTCCTGTGATCTCCACCCAATCACTTGTAATTGGATAATATTTTCTAACCTATCTAAATAATTCAAAACCCTTCTTATGTCAGCGTCAGGAATTTGCAAAGtgattaccagtgcatcgttatgaggaaTGTAATCCCATCAGTATCTCGTCGCCGAATATTATGCTTTCTCCGGTTAGTGTTTGACGTGTCTGCTTCTCATTGTAAACAAATATATTAGTGATTTTATTTATTGCAGTAAAAGTTACCCTGTTCACTCTTTCTCATCCAAAGATGATATTAACAATTCATTTAGGGGTCGAGACCTTTGGCGGATCTTCCTTGCTTCTGTTCTTCACATATGACAACTTTGCCTTTTCACGGTGACGTTCGGTCAAGTATCCTTGTTTAAgtaaaattttgccaaggaatttaagatattgtggtgccgaggtagactaatgtgtACGAAGGtattgggttgaagaatgcactgaggagttgatAGATTCTTTTGGCAGAAAAAGGCAATTTTGCGGTCAATTTCATGACCGAAGAACCATTCCGCGAACCGCATAATCATTGCGGAATTTAGTAGaacatttgttgaattttgaaggtcatttctgcggtccattatgtgatcgTATATCCATTTCGCGGTCCGCACTTCCATCATAGAATTGGCATGATGAAATTCGGAGGGTGATTCTGCAGTCTATTTTGCGGCCGTAGAACTGGTCTGCGGACCACAGACCTGGCCGCAGACTGGCCCATGCCAGCCCAGTTTTTGGCATCACTTCCGCGGTCCATTTTGCAGGCTGTATATCTATTCTGCGGTCCACTCTGTGACCACAaagttgagttcggagggtccattttctatttttataaccctaccccattttgattaatagcctttggggctcattttgaagtaaatatctgatattttagggagaagtgagagtatcttagagagagagagggagaagacATAGCCGTTGTAATCATCAATCCTTGTCCCAATCTTGAAGTTTCAATAGAATCACTCACTAAACCATCATCTATCCGGTAAGTCCttctcctaagctttcatgcaagaggtaaTGAGTTTAAATATGCTGTGGGGttggagataggccatgcatgtgccaaTATGAGGTAGTATGTGGGATTGTTGAACTATATCGGGTAGtttcttattgaaattggttaagggaggaagggattaccattgtagagctttgtagtcgattttgcataataggtgtttaataaaattcctaagagagttacaccctGAGAATCCTTCTAGttattatctgatttttgctATCTTCCTATACATTGATATTGTCAGAGGTGTTGGGATGTTGTAGTAGTTTAAGGAATGCTCAAGcaaagtatgttggctaaacttctctgtTAGAATCAAATTCCATGATGTCcgcgtaagtttcaagtatggttggcccatGTTCCTAATTTCCTTATTCCGAGTggttcctaataaattcgattatcccaAGTAAGCGTTGTGTTGAAAGTATGTACATACTCAAAACACGTTTCAATTGTTCCTAAATCACCATGATCTCCTTCGTAAATGTGTTCAAGTATAgtttatgtattaaaatgtttTGACTTCGAttcatatttcaaatgaaagtttattaagcttaacttggaaagaaaacTCAACGTGCTTAAGACTCATATACATTTTGGAGGTCTTGATTCCAAATGCCCTTAATTGTTGGTAACCTATGATGATGTATAGAACTGAATAAAGCAAGGGtgagatataaaatgtggccatggttgttgtaactagtgcatTTGATTTGAATTTGTGTTTCAATTGTAAATTACCATGCtctcctttataaatatttccaatgtgatttgaTTTCTTATatactcatgagttgaaattgtgtattgcccttttggaaaaaagtatttcaagaatatgtggtgtatcactcatttatgattttaactcgTGCTTCAATTACTAGTCATTTTGCTCCATTCTTTGGAAaggaatctattgtgtttaaagcctttattactaatgaacttaaagttataATTTTTGGAATAATCTATACGTTGATGTTTATGGTAATGATACTTGATagtaaagaaatgaaaatgtgaaatatgaGATACGAccaacgtgccatgaatgaagaatcatacgtATGGCCAAGAGTgccaaggaaataatgatgttatgaatggttgaaagtactgATGAAactatatatggtgtgaaaggttatgaggtgaatgtatttgtatttttgtttcccttgtgtgcaaaagaaaatatttttgggagtatcattagcgaaccaaggaagggtgggtcaaaacggcccacacccgaaactacacgtaccATTGTAGGAGTGGATTATGATtatccccttatatgggatgagattgaaatattgtttgatgagattattccccttaattgggatgagattgatgataGTTGTGAATTGGAAGTAATGAAGTCGACCCACatgacatatgtgggaaggcggcctagccgatcgggtggagatcggacgctaTGTCGGGCGTATGGTGGTTCCTACTTTTGGTAACACCTTTATTTTTGTATCACCTATCAATCCATATTGTTCATGGTGAGATGTACTAGatgatcgggcgtgatcggactacGTGCAAAAAACACgtggtatatcgatgctaatgatctcccaaccaaaaatatatattatttccgtattttgaaaattgttctattttaacttggcatttgaatatcattgattgtttcTTGCTGCTTCCATTATTTTCCCTTTATTATACTTGTGTTCTATTTCAAAAGAGGATATTTAgctttatatactagtactattccacatgtactaatgtcccttttgccgggggcgctgcatcttcaatggatgcagatgGTTCGTCAGCGGGCGACTTGGATCCTCGCTAGCAGTTACCCTCTACTCAGTATATTTTGGTGTGCCCTATTATGTTCTGGGCCTTATGTCACTTGACGtggtactttgtgttttgaggtatagccgaggccttatcACCGAcacttccatattactcttctgttgtacttagaggctccgtagatatgtTGTGGGTAGTGTTCAATGTtgggtaatgaactagaagtgttggtatttggcaaacttGTTTTTCTCTCGTAACTATGAACTTGTAATACTTTGTAAATTGTAATATGAATAccctttgagtaatggaaaaagaatgtggaatactttactcttctcatgtctatctctTGTTACTGATTCTTATATGGTGGTATCattgttcatgggtaaggttgggtagaaggtattaaGTAgacttgcttgaccggggtatctagGTTGAGTGTCAGTCGCGCTCTCCGAGGTCTGAGCATGACATAGACTTTATGACCGCatcgggctttcaggaggtcgtGGTCCATATGCTGCaattcatggattctatgactcagacTGGACTATTTCCTGTAGATccggccacatctcaggtgggagggggagcacgGACTCCTATCGCTTATGCGCTAGGGGACGCTGCTATTGTGTATCTAACCCCGTGTGAACTACCTACAGGTGAGGTTCAGCCGGTTGCAGTGGCTAGAGCAGAGGTCAGACTGGGTCGCAATCATTGATGAGCAAAAGTGGCTagacagatggaccaggcttcatCCTCCTGCCTTTAGTAGCGAGTAGTTAGAGGACCCTCATGATTTTATTGACCGTTATAGGGAGAGGCTACATAATATGAGAGTAGCGGAGTCCAACGGGGTGGACATCACCACATTTTAGCTAGAGGGgaaggcccgtagatggtggccgTCTAATCTCCAGAGCAGGCCAGCgggttcacctcccttgactaGGGATCAATTCACACACCTCTTATTGCCAACCTCATAGAGGGAGGAGTACAGGGCAGTTCaagcagctccagtagggtcagatgtttGTGATAGAGTATAAGGCAAGATTCTCCGAGTTGTCTCATCATGCAGCTCTCATACTCTCCATAGAAGCGAAGAGAGTGCAAAGGTTTATTGCGGGCTTGCACTATGAGATTCAATGTTCTGTGGACCGAGAGGCAGAGATGGGGACTCCTTACTAtaaggttgtggagatagcttggAGGATCGCATGTATACACAACCAGGGCAGAGAGTTCACATCGAGGGATAATCAACCTCGACAACTTAGTGGATTTAGTGACACACTGTCTGGGGGAAGtggtcagttcatgaggggccAACCTAGGATGCCTATGTATTCATTACCACAACTTGCTCGGGGTGCTCCAACGTGACCTTATTTCAGCACCATTTCAGAGAGCACCTACCATCCGTCAACTATTTAGGGTTCCTCCAATGGGTACTCAGGCTATCCGGGTCAGACCTAGGGTCAACCATTTTTCGCACTGAGAgattgctttgagtgtggggaacTTATTCATATGAGGAGGTTTTACCCCAGGCTTTGAGGAAAGACAGTACAGTAGGTCCCTCAGCTTATAAGTACTCCACCAGCTTCCACATCGCCCGTTCGGCCGGCCAGAGGCGGAGGGTAGGTAggtaggggtcaccctagaggtgGAGTCCAGTCAAGTGGCACTCCGGCTAGATGCTATGCCTTctcagccagaccagatgcagtagcctctgacgccgtgatcaaatatattatttCTATCTGCCGTATGGATGTTTCAGTACTATTTTATCCAGGGTCTATCTATTCCTATGTCTCTTCTCTTTTTGCTCCTTATCTGGATATAtcttgtgagtccttgggtgttcctgtatatgtgtccatgctagtgggtgattctgttattgtggattggGTTTATCGGTCCTGCGTAGTGACTTTCTGTGGATATGAGACCCGaacggatcttctgttgcttgatatgatcaACTTAGaggttatcttgggtatggactggttgtctctgtACCATGTCATTCTCGATTTCCATGCCaatactgttaccttggcgatgtcagagtttcctaggttggagtggagaggctcATCTATTAGTACTCTATTTAGgttatctctttcttgaaggctcgacatatgatcGAGAAAGATTGTTTAACCTATCTGGACTTTGTTCAAGATACTGCTGTGAAGACTCCTACGATATATTCTGTTCCTATGGTGCATGGGTTTTCCGATGTATTTCTTGCTGGTCTACCAGGCATCCACCGGATCGTGATATCAATCTTTGCATTTATTTGGTACCAACCACCCAACCTATCTCTATTTTGCCTTATCGTATGGCTCTAGTACAATTGAGGGAGTTGAAGGAGTAGCTTCAGGAGTTGCTCGAGAAGGGATTCATCAGGCCcaatgtgtcgccttggggtgtactggtattatttgtgaagagcAAGGATGTgagtatgtggatgtgcattTACCACCAccagctgaacaaagtcaccatcaagaataagtatctattgccacacattgatgatttttttcattagcttcagggtgctagagcaTTTTCGAAGACtgacttgagatctgggtatcatcaactgaggattcgtgcttcggatattctgaagacggctttTTAGACTAGATATGaacactatgagtttctagtgatgtccttcggcttgactaatgcccctgcaacatttatggattttatGAATCGTGTGTTCAATACATATCATTACTCATTTTTCATTGCCTtcgttgatgacatattgatttaCTCGCGTAAaatggaggagcatgagcaatatTTGAGGATAGTACATCAGACCTTGCATGAACAAAAGCTATATGATAAGTTCTGCAACTGCGTGTGCTGGTTAAATTCTgtggctttcttggggcatgttgtatcaggtgaggaTATTAAGGTGGATCTTaggaagattaaggcagttcagaattggcctcgCCGTACCACCACGACcgagattaggagtttcttggggctagtaggttattatcgtcggtttgtggagggcttctcaccTATTAtagctcctttgactagattgacccagaagggtgctcagttCAAATGGTCCGATGATTACGAGGcaagatttcagaagctcaataccgCATTAACTACAACACCAATGTTGGTTTTTCCCtctggttcagggatgtatattaTGCATTGCGATACTTCacacgttggtttgggttgtgtattgatgcaggaggggcgagttattacatatgcttcacgtcagttgaaggtccacgagaagaattaccctatgcatgatttggagttggttgcGATAATTCATGTTCTTATGATCTGGAGGTATTATCTTGATGAAGTGTCGTATGAGGTTTACAATGGTTTACAATGATCACCAcagtttgcaacatctgtttaagTGGAGGGATCTTAATCTGAGGCAGTGCAGGTGTCTTGAGTTACTGAAGTATTATGATATTTCCATCCTTTATCATCTGGAAAGGTGAATGTGGtcgtcgcggatgccttgagcagaaagtccaagagtatgggtagtttggcatttattttagcagaagagaggccattggatgtggacattcagtccttagctaacagacttgtgag is a window from the Nicotiana tomentosiformis chromosome 10, ASM39032v3, whole genome shotgun sequence genome containing:
- the LOC138899753 gene encoding uncharacterized mitochondrial protein AtMg00860-like, producing MEEHEQYLRIVHQTLHEQKLYDKFCNCVCWLNSVAFLGHVVSGEDIKVDLRKIKAVQNWPRRTTTTEIRSFLGLVGYYRRFVEGFSPIIAPLTRLTQKGAQFKWSDDYEARFQKLNTALTTTPMLVFPSGSGMYIMHCDTSHVGLGCVLMQEGRVITYASRQLKVHEKNYPMHDLELVAIIHVLMIWRYYLDEVSYEVYNGLQ